A region from the Carassius carassius chromosome 33, fCarCar2.1, whole genome shotgun sequence genome encodes:
- the ndufc1 gene encoding NADH dehydrogenase [ubiquinone] 1 subunit C1, mitochondrial, with amino-acid sequence MPLGRLLLRTSTVNKMVSRNSFIASKPDPSKPNMLRVGLAFGSTAVLWALLFKQHRTDVHEYKTRNGLQ; translated from the exons ATGCCTCTTGGTCGGTTATTGTTGCGGACTTCAACTGTCAATAAGA TGGTTAGCAGAAATTCCTTTATAGCTTCCAAACCGGATCCGTCCAAGCCAAACATGCTGAGAGTAGGCCTGGCATTTGGGAGCACTGCTGTCTTGTGGGCATTG CTGTTTAAACAGCACCGCACTGATGTGCATGAGTACAAAACACGGAACGGGTTACAGTAA